Proteins from one Pagrus major chromosome 1, Pma_NU_1.0 genomic window:
- the npy2r gene encoding neuropeptide Y receptor type 2, with the protein MDTADQLNTTQMEELKSSNCCVTADTMHDENLLKLDDSTKLVGVQVVLILAYSTIILFGVTGNSLVIYVVYKFKNLRTVTNFFIVNLAVADLLVNMLCLPFTLVNTLYGEWKFGQVLCFMLPCAQGIAVHVSTITMNVIALDRHRSIVYHMETKMSKDMCTVVIAITWAVSALLASPLAIFREYGTFDISPDTSIQVCTEKWPGSSMNGSIYSISAFLVQYGLPLVIISVAYIRIWNKLKKTCGGRNDRHQRRKKTTKMLLTMVVVFAVSWLPFYAFQLAVDIDSTVLYMEDFKLLYTVFHIMAMCSTFVNPILYGWMNNNYRTAFLSVCKCYQPSSLRLGCSEGRETQKVQDRACTDCKSTNV; encoded by the coding sequence ATGGATACAGCAGATCAACTGAACACGACTCAAATGGAAGAACTGAAATCTTCCAACTGCTGCGTGACTGCAGACACAATGCATGACGAGAACTTGCTGAAGCTGGATGACAGCACGAAGCTGGTCGGAGTTCAAGTCGTTCTCATCCTCGCCTACAGCACCATCATACTGTTTGGAGTCACTGGGAACTCCCTGGTGATATATGTCGTCTACAAGTTTAAAAACCTACGAACTGTCACCAATTTCTTTATCGTAAACTTGGCTGTGGCGGACCTGCTGGTGAACATGCTGTGCTTGCCTTTCACTCTTGTCAACACTCTGTACGGCGAGTGGAAGTTCGGCCAGGTGTTGTGCTTCATGCTGCCCTGCGCTCAAGGCATAGCAGTTCACGTGTCCACCATCACCATGAACGTCATCGCGCTGGACCGCCACAGGAGCATCGTCTACCACATGGAGACCAAGATGTCCAAAGACATGTGCACTGTGGTCATTGCCATCACGTGGGCCGTCAGCGCCCTGTTGGCCAGCCCTCTTGCCATCTTCAGGGAGTATGGGACGTTCGATATTTCGCCGGACACGTCTATTCAGGTGTGTACGGAGAAGTGGCCGGGAAGCAGCATGAACGGAAGCATCTACAGTATCTCAGCGTTTCTGGTTCAATATGGTTTACCGCTGGTTATCATATCCGTCGCCTACATTCGCATCTGGAATAAGCTGAAGAAGACTTGCGGAGGTCGAAATGACCGTCACCAGCGCAGGAAGAAGACCACTAAGATGCTGCTGACCATGGTGGTGGTCTTCGCCGTCAGCTGGTTGCCTTTCTACGCCTTCCAGCTGGCTGTCGACATCGACAGCACCGTGTTGTACATGGAGGACTTTAAGCTGCTTTATACCGTGTTTCACATCATGGCGATGTGCTCGACGTTTGTCAATCCCATCCTGTACGGGTGGATGAACAACAACTACAGGACGGCCTTTCTGTCAGTGTGTAAGTGTTACCAGCCCTCCAGTCTGAGGCTGGGATGCTCCGaaggcagagagacacaaaaagtTCAAGACAGGGCTTGTACGGATTGCAAATCAACAAATGTCTAA